Proteins from a genomic interval of Zingiber officinale cultivar Zhangliang chromosome 2A, Zo_v1.1, whole genome shotgun sequence:
- the LOC122042308 gene encoding protein CIA1-like gives MELSDDRHMEMREIQKLEGHSDRVWNVAWNPDSTAPPMLASCGADKTVRIWQQGTSGSWVCKAVLEDSHTRTVRSCAWSPCGKLLATASFDATTAIWRHISGDFECIATLEGHENEVKSVSWNASGSLLATCSRDKTVWIWEMLPSSEFECVSVLQGHTQDVKMVQWHPFLDILVSVSYDNSVKVWAEDGGGDDWNCVQTIDEISSGHTSTVWALSFNSAGDRMVTCSDDLTLKIWDTSSNLQGMNGDTDSCKLWKHLCTFPGYHDRTIFTVHWSREDVIASGAGDDTICLFYESKEISDAKPNYKILLKKEKAHEMDINSVQWNPKEPRILASASDDGTIRIWELSEVTR, from the exons ATGGAGCTATCTGATGACCGACATATGGAGATGCGGGAGATCCAGAAGCTGGAAGGCCACTCCGATAGAGTGTGGAACGTCGCGTGGAACCCGGACTCCACCGCCCCGCCCATGCTGGCCTCCTGCGGCGCCGACAAGACCGTCAGGATCTGGCAGCAAGGGACTTCTGGATCCTGGGTTTGCaag GCTGTTCTTGAAGATAGCCATACTCGTACAGTTAGATCTTGTGCTTGGTCCCCTTGTGGAAAGTTATTAGCTACTGCAAGTTTTGATGCTACAACTGCCATATGGAGACATATTAGTGGTGACTTTGAATGCATTGCAACGTTAGAG GGTCATGAAAATGAAGTGAAGAGCGTTTCTTGGAATGCCTCTGGATCATTGCTTGCTACATGTAGTCGAGATAAAACTGTTTGGATCTGGGAAATGCTGCCCAGCTCTGAGTTTGAGTGTGTTTCAGTATTACAAGGTCATACACAGGATGTTAAGATGGTTCAATGGCATCCGTTTTTGGATATTTTAGTTTCTGTCAGCTATGATAACTCCGTCAAG GTCTGGGCagaggatggtggtggtgatgactGGAACTGTGTGCAAACAATTGATGAAATTAGCAG TGGTCATACATCTACGGTCTGGGCACTATCTTTCAACTCAGCGGGGGATAGAATGGTTACTTGCAG TGATGATCTTACATTGAAGATATGGGATACCTCAAGCAACCTACAGGGAATGAATGGGGATACTGATAGCTGCAAACTTTG GAAACACCTATGTACATTTCCTGGCTACCATGATCGAACAATATTTACTGTGCATTGGTCAAG GGAGGATGTGATTGCTAGTGGAGCAGGTGATGACACCATATGTCTCTTTTATGAGAGCAAAGAGATTTCG GATGCTAAACCAAATTACAAGATTCTGCTGAAGAAGGAAAAGGCACACGAGATGGACATAAACTCAGTGCAATGGAATCCCAAG GAACCTCGGATTCTTGCTTCAGCTAGCGACGATGGCACAATAAGGATATGGGAACTATCAGAAGTGACAAGATGA